One segment of Malassezia restricta chromosome V, complete sequence DNA contains the following:
- a CDS encoding ubiquitin-conjugating enzyme E2 G1, with protein MTTSGNALLLKKQLVELRKNPVDGFSAGLKDDSNLFEWDIMIIGPNDTLYEGGFLRAELSFPQEYPLLPPKLTFKTPMWHPNIYQDGTLCISILHEPGTDEYGYEDASERWLPVHTVESILVSVISLLSTDPPNTDSPANIDAAKQVREDLVGYRRKVRRLVRQSSEEAFD; from the coding sequence ATGACCACCAGTGGCaacgcgctgctgctcaaaAAGCAGCTGGTGGAGCTGCGCAAGAACCCGGTCGATGGGTTCAGTGCGGGTCTGAAGGACGACAGCAATCTCTTCGAATGGGACATTATGATCATTGGCCCGAACGATACGCTGTATGAGGGCGGCTTTttgcgtgccgagctcagCTTTCCGCAGGAATACCCCCTCTTGCCGCCCAAGCTGACATTCAAAACGCCTATGTGGCACCCGAATATCTACCAGGATGGGACGCTGTGTATCTCGATCCTGCATGAGCCTGGCACGGACGAGTACGGATACGAAGACGCCAGCGAGCGCTGGCTCCCAGTTCATACCGTCGAGTCGATCCTCGTGTCGGTCATCAGCCTGCTCAGCACCGACCCACCCAACACTGACTCGCCGGCCAATATCGATGCAGCCAAGCAGGTCCGCGAGGACCTCGTCGGCTACCGCCGCAAggtccgccgcctcgtACGCCAGTCGAGCGAAGAGGCGTTTGATTAG
- a CDS encoding pheromone a factor receptor — protein sequence MLNVALPVFEVISVVLAIFPIPSHWRAKNISMLMLVFWLILGNLNNFINRVIWIKDADNKAPGWCDISVKIMSMVTMGIPCAALCISIKLCRIASMRFKPRTMIERRNGALIDLAWMIFTPIAYALLTLINQGHRFNIVEGQGCQPAIYFTPVAAIVDYGLPLGISFISILCSLMALGYFIVQKRNFEHVVSQSRCGLNTKRFIRMISFTIIDLMLTFPTLLANLGLELAYTPMFTYKSWNIVHQRFDDVWKYTADLFETPQGKRYLILSLFSAWALCASGFMFYLVFGFSSDAFTDNSQPCVTFKSLFVKDIDPMEVPSNINVGTEYEKQEMTFSGFLNIEASNDSIKCAQSDIESDMSDLSENSEHMNYPKE from the exons ATGCTCAACGTGGCGCTTCCAGTGTTTGAAGTCATTTCCGTGGTCCTGGCAATTTTTCCAATCCCGTCACATTGGAGGGCAAAAAACATATCTATGCTGATGCTGGTGTTCTGGCTTATTCTCGGAAACTTGAATAATTTCATCAATCGCGTTATATGGATCAAGGACGCTGACAACAAAGCACCAGGATGGTGCGACATAT CTGTCAAGATAATGAGCATGGTAACCATGGGCATCCCTTGCGCCGCATTGTGCATCTCGATCAAACTGTGCAGAATTGCGTCAATGCGATTCAAACCAAGGACTATGATCGAAAGACGTAATGGCGCCCTAATTGACCTTGCATGGATGATATTTACTCCTATTGCATACGCACTATTAACTTTAATTAACCAAGGCCATCGCTTCAATATTGTCGAAGGGCAGGGCTGTCAACCCGCCATTTATTTCACACCAGTCGCGGCTATTGTCGATTATGGATTGCCTTTAGGAATAAGCTTTATATCCATTCTGTGCTCCTTAATGGCGCTGGGCTATTTCATTGTTCAAAAGAGGAActtcgagcatgtcgtATCTCAAAGCAGATGCGGTCTCAATACGAAAAGATTCATTCGCATGATTTCGTTCACAATTATTGACTTGATGCTGACCTTCCCCACCCTGCTCGCTAACTTGGGGCTGGAACTTGCTTATACCCCTATGTTTACCTACAAATCATGGAATATTGTACATCAGAGGTTCGACGACGTATGGAAATATACGGCAGACCTCTTTGAAACACCACAAGGAAAAAGGTATCTTATTTTGTCACTATTCTCGGCATGGGCACTTTGTGCCTCGGGATTCATGTTCTACTTAGTGTTCGGTTTCAGTTCCGATGCGTTTACAGACAATTCGCAACCATGTGTGACATTCAAATCACTCTTTGTGAAAGACATTGACCCTATGGAGGTGCCATCAAA TATCAACGTTGGAACTGAATATGAAAAACAGGAAATGACCTTTTCGGGGTTTCTTAACATTGAAGCTTCCAATGACTCCATCAAATGTGCACAATCCGATATCGAGTCTGACATGTCAGATTTGTCTGAAAATTCAGAACATATGAATTACCCTAAAGAATGA
- a CDS encoding DNA-directed RNA polymerase III subunit RPC2: MDEVMEAAAQAGKSLTEPVKAIEDKWLLLPAYLQVKGLVKQHIDSFNYFVDVDLKNILRANERVTSDIDPKFYLKYTDISVGRPERSDPDAIDRSITPHECRLRDITYSAFIYVDIEYTRGGKIVRRKNVPIGRLPIMLRSNKCWLAGQDDAALARMNECPLDPGGYFVVKGTEKVILVQEQLSKNRIIVEADSRKGIVQASVTSSTHERKSKSYVLTKHGLIYIKHNSLHEDIPIVIVFRALGIQSDKEILQLVAGQDEAYAELFAVNIEKAAKLEVFSRRQALDYIGARVKVMRRGVGLRRSASDEALEVLATVIMAHVPVENGNFRNKTMYIATMVRRVLVCMLDESKVDDRDYVGNKRLELAGQLLALLFEDLFKKFNFDLKTNIDKVLKKPNRTAEFDAYNQFFYHGDYITAGFVRAISTGNWSLKRFKMERAGVTHVLSRLSYISALGMMMRISSQFEKTRKVSGPRALQSSQWGMLCPSDTPEGEACGLVKNLALMTHITTDVDEAPIVRLCYTLGLEDINLLTGAELYQPDTFIVFLNGNVLGVTHAPHRFVAQFRRLRRKGLMSEFVGIYTNMHHQTVHIASDGGRVCRPMIIVERGQPQVTSAHIRQLQAGAMSFDDFLRHGLVEYLDVNEENDSNIALFEHNIKPSTTHLEIECFTLLGAVAGLVPYPHHNQSPRNTYQCAMGKQAIGAIGYNQLNRIDTLLYLMVYPQKPIVSTKTIELIGYDKLPAGQNAMVAVMSFSGYDIEDALVLNGASLDRGFGRCQVMRKQSTVLRKYANGTFDRLADAPLNEHGEPLRRFECLEADGLAGAGERLEPGDVFVNKQMPINANDNSAGTMMNTAVAYKNAPLSYKAPVGGYVDQVLVSDTDSDQTLVKALIRQTRRPELGDKFSSRHGQKGVVGLIVPQADMPFNDAGICPDIIMNPHGFPSRMTVGKMIELMSGKAGILRGTQEYGTAFGGSDVYDMSRVLVEHGYNYGGKEYLTSGMTGEPLEAYVYFGPIYYQKLKHMVMDKMHARARGPRAVLTRQPTEGRSRDGGLRLGEMERDCLIGYGATQLLLERLMVSSDAFVVNACEQCGLLGYNGYCGYCKSSKHVVKLTVPYATKLLFQELMAMQVVPRLVLEEAV; the protein is encoded by the coding sequence atggacgaggtGATGGaagcagcggcgcaggccgGCAAGAGCCTCACCGAGCCCGTCAAAGCCATCGAGGACAAGTGGCTGCTTTTGCCAGCGTACCTCCAGGTCAAAGGTCTCGTCAAGCAGCACATTGACTCGTTCAACTACTTTGTGGATGTCGACTTGAAAAACATCCTGCGGGCGAACGAGCGTGTGACATCAGATATCGATCCCAAATTCTACCTCAAGTACACGGACATCTCCGTGGGCCGCCCAGAACGGTCCGATCCAGATGCGATCGACCGCAGCATCACGCCGCACGAATGCCGTCTGCGCGACATTACCTACAGCGCCTTTATCTACGTCGACATCGAGTACACACGCGGTGGCAAAATTGTGCGCCGTAAGAATGTGCCGATCGGACGCCTGCCGATCATGCTTCGCAGCAACAAGTGCTGGCTGGCTGGACAGGACGATGCGGCCCTCGCACGCATGAACGAGTGCCCCCTCGATCCAGGTGGCTACTTTGTCGTCAAGGGCACAGAAAAGGTCATTCTCGTGCAGGAGCAGCTGTCCAAGAACCGCATTATCGTCGAGGCAGACAGTCGCAAAGGCATCGTCCAAGCGTCCGTCACCAGTTCGACGCACGAACGCAAGTCCAAGTCGTACGTGCTCACCAAGCACGGCCTCATCTACATCAAGCACAACTCGCTGCATGAAGACATTCCTATCGTGATCGTGTTTCGTGCGCTCGGAATCCAGTCGGACAAGGAAAttctgcagctcgtcgccgGGCAGGACGAGGCGTACGCGGAGCTCTTCGCCGTGAACATCGAAAAGGCTGCCAAGCTGGAAGTGTTCTCACGCCGCCAGGCACTCGACTAcatcggcgcgcgcgtcaaggtcatgcgccgcggcgtgggtctgcggcgctcggcaagtgacgaggcgctcgaagTACTTGCGACCGTCATTATGGCGCACGTCCCCGTCGAGAACGGCAACTTTCGAAACAAGACCATGTACATCGCCACCATGGTCCGCCGCGTCCTCGTCTGCATGCTCGACGAAAGCAAGGTGGACGACCGCGATTACGTCGGTAACAAGCGTCTGGAACTCGCGGGCCAGCTCCTCGCTCTCCTGTTCGAAGACCTGTTCAAGAAGTTCAACTTTGACTTGAAAACGAATATCGACAAGGTGCTCAAAAAGCCTAATCGCACGGCAGAGTTCGACGCGTACAACCAGTTCTTTTACCATGGCGACTATATCACGGCCGGattcgtgcgtgcgatcTCGACAGGCAACTGGAGCTTGAAGCGATTCAAGATGGAACGCGCTGGCGTCACGCATGTGCTGAGTCGGCTGAGCTATATCAGCGCACTGGGCATGATGATGCGTATCAGCAGTCAGTTTGAAAAGACCCGCAAAGTGTCCGGTCCACGCGCCTTGCAGTCGTCGCAGTGGGGTATGCTATGCCCGTCCGACACGCCCGAGGGTGAAGCGTGCGGTCTCGTCAAGAATCTCGCATTGATGACGCATATCACGACggacgtcgacgaagcACCGATCGTGCGTCTGTGCTACACACTCGGTCTCGAAGATATCAATTTGCTCACGGGCGCCGAGCTGTACCAGCCCGACACGTTCATTGTGTTTTTGAACGGCAATGTGCTGGGCGTGACGCATGCGCCTCACCGCTTCGTGGCGCAGTTCCGCCGTTTGCGTCGCAAAGGACTCATGTCTGAGTTCGTCGGCATTTACACCAACATGCACCACCAGACGGTGCACATTGCGTCAGACGGCGGGCGTGTCTGCCGCCCCATGATcattgtcgagcgcggTCAGCCCCAAGTGACGTCAGCGCACATCCGCCAGCTGCAGGCAGGGGCCATGTCGTTTGACGACTTTTTGCGCCACGGACTTGTCGAGTACCTCGACGTAAACGAGGAGAACGACTCCAATATCGCGCTGTTCGAGCATAATATCAagcccagcacgacgcaccTGGAAATCGAGTGCTtcacgctgctgggcgccgtggctggTCTCGTGCCGTATCCGCACCATAATCAGTCGCCGCGTAACACGTACCAGTGTGCCATGGGTAAGCAGGCCATCGGTGCGATTGGCTACAATCAGCTGAACCGCATCGATACACTCCTGTACCTCATGGTGTATCCGCAAAAGCCGATCGTATCGACCAAGACGATTGAGCTTATTGGGTACGACAAGCTGCCAGCTGGGCAAAATGCGATGGTCGCCGTCATGAGCTTCTCCGGCTACGATATTGaggatgcgctcgtgctgaACGGCGCTTCGTTGGACCGCGGCTTTGGGCGGTGCCAGGTCATGCGAAAGCAGTCGACAGTGCTGCGCAAGTATGCGAACGGCACGTTTGATCGCCTCGCCGATGCGCCTTTGAacgagcatggcgagccGCTGCGGCGTTTCGAATGCCTTGAGGCAGATGGCTTGGCTGGCGCTGGTGAGCGACTGGAGCCTGGGGACGTGTTTGTGAACAAGCAAATGCCCATCAACGCGAACGATAACAGTGCGGGCACTATGATGAATACGGCGGTGGCGTACAAGAATGCACCGCTGTCGTACAAGGCGCCGGTCGGTGGCTACGTGGACCAGGTGCTGGTGAGCGACACCGACTCGGACCAGACTCTCGTCAAGGCGCTGATTCGGCAGACGCGGCGCCCTGAGCTGGGCGACAAGTTCTCGTCGCGCCACGGCCAAAAAGGTGTGGTGGGCCTGATTGTGCCGCAGGCAGACATGCCGTTCAATGATGCGGGTATTTGTCCCGACATTATTATGAATCCACACGGTTTCCCATCGCGCATGACCGTCGGCAAGATGATTGAGCTCATGTCCGGCAAGGCTGGTATTctgcgcggcacgcaagAATACGGCACGGCGTTTGGCGGATCGGACGTGTacgacatgtcgcgcgtgcTTGTGGAGCACGGCTACAACTACGGCGGCAAAGAGTACCTGACGAGCGGCATGACAGGTGAGCCACTCGAGGCGTACGTGTACTTTGGCCCGATCTACTACCAAAAGCTGAAACACATGGTCATGGACAAgatgcatgcgcgagcgcgtggccCGCGTGCGGTGCTCACGCGCCAGCCCACCGAGGGACGCAGTCGCGACGGTGGTTTGCGTCTCGGcgagatggagcgcgaTTGCCTGATTGGCTACGGAGCCACGCAGCTCTTACTGGAGCGCCTGATGGTCAGTTCCGACGCGTTCGTCGTGAATGCCTGCGAGCAGTGTGGTCTGCTGGGCTACAATGGCTACTGTGGCTACTGCAAGAGCTCAAAGCATGTCGTAAAGCTCACGGTCCCGTATGCGACCAAGCTGCTGTTCCAGGAGCTCATGGCCATGCAAGTCGTGCCacgcctcgtgctggaagaggCCGTATAG
- a CDS encoding prefoldin subunit: MAGETASDTRGIPTAPFVHDVAEFVGGADKDVGPTLQQFQEALSKYKFMELSTAQRRKVLEQKIPDITKTLQMVEFLKTRKGCPEPTETTCELNDTLLCRATLDPIDKVHLWLGANVMLSYDIDEAIDMLRDKLETAKRSMDIANDDLGFLRDQITTMEVNTARVHNWDVKRRREQRQT, from the exons ATGGCCGGTGAGACCGCCTCCGACACGAGAGGCATTCCCACGGCGCCGTTTGTG CATGATGTGGCTGAATTTGTGGGCGGTGCGGACAAGGATGTAGGGCCGACGCTCCAACAGTTCCAGGAAGCCCTATC TAAATACAAGTTTATGGAGCTCAGtacggcgcagcgccgcaaagTGCTCGAGCAAAAAATTCCCGATATCACAAAAACGCTGCAGATGGTCGAGTTTCTCAAGACACGAAAGGGCTGTCCTGAGCCGACAGAGACGACGTGTGAGCTGAATGATACCTTGCTATGCCGCGCTACGCTCGATCCTATCGATAAAGTGCACCTATGGCTCGGCGCGAATGTCATGCTGTCGTACGATATCGATGAGGCGATCGACATGCTCCGTGACaagctcgagacggcgaAAAGGAGCATGGATATAGCGAACGACGACCTGGGCTTCCTTCGTGATCAGATTACCACGATGGAAGTGAACACGGCTCGCGTACATAACTGGGACGTCAAgcggcgtcgcgagcaAAGACAGACCTAA
- a CDS encoding translation initiation factor IF-2, which yields MWWRSTVRFVGLGARPMSSTPRWCAEARRDVRARSVPSAKNWYRPQVRHAPPKKEARPQGGSAPPTQRKVSPPKQVTPLVSLPTIVSVHDLARILRVHMRKLQFRMEQIGFDDTRPDRLLKLEDAELIAAEYNIMVATKQDSELDIYPRPAPTPEERATLPLRPPVVTIMGHVDHGKTTLLDTLRSTSVAAGEAGGITQHIGAFSVPVKRPEGAISSVTFLDTPGHAAFSTMRSRGSSVTDIVVMVVAADDSVMPQTREVISLVRGDDRHVPLVVAITKMDAPKADPQRVRYDLCAEGIDVEDLGGDVPCVEVSAKQGIGLDALDETLAVMAEMAELRAETSGMAEGRILESRVEKGRGNVATVLVQRGSLALGDVIVCGTTWAKVKQLMQPDGRATKQVLPGYAAQVAGWRELPKAGDQFIGAPDEARGKRAVEYRQRIVKEQALLLDAEQIDEGRRRKAEADAQRERAEQLTRREMQRLQRAEEEGTMHAEAVAQAVRAQNVTEQEASETRAILPLILKADVSGTAEALAHTLAPIGNARAGVKIVSQGVGDLTESDVNVAHAVGAHVIGFHVKASKAIQTLAARMQPPVAVHCDDVIYRLMDHVTDQVARLLPPRDEMRVVGEAQVAQLFHIKQGSRRPPKCVAGCRVTNGVISRASEVRVLRGDDRHEVFRGKLDTLRQVKKDVAEMRKGTECGMSFDGFDGLQVDDQIQCFTMVQVPASLHSSTS from the coding sequence ATGTGGTGGCGATCGACGGTGCGGTTCGTCGGCCTTGGGGCGCGGCCCATGTCCTCGACACCGCGATGGTGTGCCGAGGCACGGCGCGATGTCCGCGCGCGATCTGTGCCGAGTGCAAAGAACTGGTATCGGCCACAGGTGAGGCATGCTCCGCCGAAAAAGGAGGCGCGCCCCCAAGGCGGCAGCGCTCCACCTACTCAGAGGAAGGTATCCCCACCGAAGCAGGTGACGCCGCTCGTATCCCTTCCAACCATTGTGTCAGTGCATGACCTTGCGCGCATTTTGCGAGTGCATATGCGAAAGCTCCAGTTTCGGATGGAGCAGATTGGATTTGACGACACACGCCCAGACCGGCTCTTGAAACTCGAggacgccgagctcatTGCCGCCGAGTACAATATCATGGTCGCTACGAAGCAAGACTCGGAACTCGATATATACCCCcgcccagcgccgacgccggaGGAGCGCGCCACGCTTCCGCTGCGGCCACCGGTCGTGACGATCATGGGCCATGTCGATCACGGTAagacgacgctgctggatacGCTGCGTTCGACGTCTGTGGCTGCCGGTGAGGCCGGTGGGATTACGCAGCACATTGGTGCGTTTAGTGTACCCGTCAAGCGCCCAGAAGGCGCGATATCCAGTGTCACATTCCTGGACACGCCGGGTCATGCGGCGTTTTCGACGATGCGCAGTCGCGGCTCATCCGTCACGGACATTGTCGTGATGGTCGTAGCGGCTGATGACAGTGTCATGCCGCAGACACGCGAAGTTATttcgctcgtgcgcggcgatgATCGGCACGTCCCTCTTGTCGTCGCGATCACGAAAATGGACGCGCCGAAGGCCGATCCACAACGCGTGCGCTACGACTTGTGTGCCGAGGGTATTGACGTCGAAGACTTGGGCGGCGATGTGCCGTGTGTCGAGGTCAGTGCCAAGCAGGGCATCGgcctggatgcgctcgacgagacGCTGGCGGTCATGGCCGAAATGGCCGAGCTACGCGCCGAGACGAGCGGTATGGCTGAAGGACGCATTCTCGAGAGCCGCGTGGAAAAGGGCCGCGGCAACGTTGCCACGGTGTTGGTCCagcgtggctcgctcgcgtTGGGTGACGTGATTGTCTGCGGCACGACATGGGCCAAGGTGAagcagctcatgcagcCGGATGGGCGCGCGACAAAGCAGGTCCTGCCAGGCTATGCGGCGCAAGTCGCGGGGTGGCGTGAGTTGCCGAAGGCGGGCGACCAGTTTATCGGCGCGCCAGACGAGGCACGAGGCAAACGAGCCGTCGAGTACcgtcagcgcatcgtgAAAGAGCAGGCGTTGTTACTGGATGCCGAGCAGATTGACGAGGGGCGGCGCCGTAAAGCCGAGGCTGACGCACAgcgtgagcgtgccgagcagctgacgcgtcgcgaaatgcagcgcctccagCGTGCTGAGGAGGAAGGTACGATGCATGCGGAGGCCGTAGCGCAGGCCGTGCGAGCGCAGAACGTGACGGAACAAGAAGCGTCCGAGACGCGCGCTATTCTACCGCTGATTCTGAAGGCGGATGTGTCTGGCACAGCGGAGGCGCTGGCTCATACGCTCGCGCCCATAGGCAATGCGCGGGCGGGTGTCAAGATCGTGTCGCAAGGCGTGGGTGACCTGACAGAGAGTGATGTGAacgtggcgcacgcggtCGGTGCACACGTGATTGGGTTCCATGTCAAGGCATCCAAGGCGATTCAGAcgctcgccgcgcgcaTGCAGCCGCCTGTGGCGGTGCACTGCGACGATGTCATCTACCGCCTCATGGACCACGTCACCGATCAAGTGGCGCGGCTGTTGCCTCCACGTGACGAAATGCGCGtggtcggcgaggcgcaggtggcTCAGCTCTTCCACATCAAGCAGggctcgcgccgcccgccCAAGTGCGTGGCGGGGTGCCGCGTGACGAATGGTGTGATCAGTCGTGCCAGCGAGGTGCGTGTCCTGCGTGGCGATGACCGCCACGAGGTGTTCCGCGGCAAGCTCGATACGCTGCGCCAAGTGAAGAAGGATGTGGCTGAGATGCGCAAGGGCACCGAGTGCGGCATGTCGTTTGATGGCTTCGATGGCCTGCAGGTGGACGATCAGATCCAATGCTTTACCATGGTCCAAGTCCCTGCGAGCCTCCATAGCTCCACGTCGTAG
- a CDS encoding large subunit ribosomal protein L28e: MSTQDLHWLLVRKSNSFLVKQKGLGRVFSREPGNLAAFHSYKHSGLVNDKSVGIVPAENRGVIVTTRKQKTSPRAIRGARASTTIKGGSRRVAGAVANVAAKHGYRADLRKDAVARATAIVNSQVRKQRVPRTRAPRGAAARKLAAEQA; the protein is encoded by the exons ATGTCGACGCAGGATCTCCATTGGCTTCTTGTCCGCAAGTCGAACAGCTTCCTTGTGAAGCAAAAGGGCCTAGGCCGCGTGTTCTCGCGCGAGCCGGGTAACCTCGCCGCTTTCCACAGCTACAAGCACTCGGGTCTTGTGAACGACAAGTCTGTCGGCATTGTGCCCGCTGAGAACCGTGGCGTCATTGTGACGACGCGCAAGCAAAAGACGTCGCCCCGCGCTATCCGTGGCGCccgcgcctcgacgacgat CAAGGGTGGCTCTcgccgcgtcgctggcgccgtggccaACGTGGCCGCCAAGCACGGCTACCGTGCTGACCTGCGCAAGG ACGCTGTGGCTCGCGCTACGGCCATCGTCAACTCGCAGGTACGTAAGCAGCGCGTGCCCCGCACGCGCGCtcctcgtggcgctgctgcccGCAAGCTcgctgccgagcaggccTAA
- a CDS encoding 26S proteasome regulatory subunit N10, with the protein MPLEATMLVLDNSEWMRNGDYTPSRWDSQSDAVNVLFDAKTNAHPENMIGVLTMAGKSPAVLATLTQDISKVFAGIHSSKLSGRIGLATGINVAQLALKHRQNKNQRQRIIAFVGSPVADSEETLVQLAKKLKKNNVAVDIISFGEHEQNGAKLHKLIETVNSHDNSHLVTVPADAGPLSDTLLSSQIVLDGDDDQAGPSGSSGPASRFQFGVDPNADPELALALRLSLEEEQARQRQTQENEGGAQEQQPPTAPETQHPAEGATGSLVPIDAPPLSGTSGLDTDMARQADHDDKLLKQALALSQQLASKEEEDAPMESSEASSQRATVAGLHEGDQDEEMTEEEAIARAIEMSMMDSHKS; encoded by the coding sequence ATGCCGCTGGAAGCGACGATGCTGGTGCTCGACAACTCCGAGTGGATGCGGAACGGTGACTATACACCGAGCCGCTGGGACTCTCAGTCAGATGCCGTCAATGTGCTCTTTGACGCCAAAACGAATGCGCACCCCGAAAACATGATCGGCGTCCTGACCATGGCCGGCAAGAGCCCTGCCGTGCTCGCCACGCTGACTCAGGACATCAGTAAGGTGTTTGCTGGTATCCACAGTAGTAAGCTATCTGGCCGCATTGGCCTCGCCACAGGCATCAAtgtcgcgcagctggccCTCAAGCACCGCCAGAACAAGAaccagcgccagcgcatcattgCGTTCGTTGGATCGCCTGTGGCAGACTCGGAAGAGACGCTTGTGCAGCTCGCTAAAAAGCTGAAGAAAAACAATGTTGCCGTGGACATTATCAGCTTTGGCGAGCACGAACAAAACGGCGCCAAGCTCCACAAGTTGATTGAGACTGTGAACAGCCACGACAACAGCCACCTCGTCACTGTGCCTGCCGATGCGGGCCCCCTGTCAGATACCCTGCTTTCATCTCAgatcgtgctggatggTGACGATGACCAGGCCGGTCCGTCAGGCTCGTCAGGACCAGCCAGCCGCTTCCAGTTTGGCGTCGATCCCAACGCCGACCCTGAATTGGCTCTAGCCTTGCGTCTGTCCCTTGAGGAAGAGCAGGCGCGACAACGGCAGACCCAAGAAAATGAAGGTGGCGCACaggagcagcagccacCCACGGCCCCAGAAACACAGCATCCTGCGGAAGGCGCTACAGGATCACTCGTGCCcatcgatgcgccgccccTAAGCGGAACCTCTGGCCTTGATACAGACATGGCACGCCAGGCTGACCACGACGACAAGTTACTCAAGCAAGCTCTGGCTCTATCACAACAGCTCGCGTCcaaagaagaggaggatGCTCCCATGGAGTCGAGTGAAGCCAGCTCGCAGCGCGCCACTGTGGCAGGTCTCCATGAAGGAGATCAAGACGAGGAAATGACTGAAGAAGAGGCCATTGCGCGTGCCATTGAGATGAGCATGATGGATTCACACAAGTCATAA
- a CDS encoding Mago binding protein, with protein MMTARPSGLVQDAQTGDCVIPASVRADGSIRKERRVRPGFLPLEDVPRFRSRRLLERKEAERHEEPTRFERSKGEKSVPQDATKGSYKRPTEKAPAHTSSQSALPTEPKSRGARRVDVKSEARSKGARRDAPEDAPRDHRKAAPRKTKHDTPSQDAPETKGSVEHTTDAPRTAEASSVDALEERFSSLSMQGISGR; from the coding sequence ATGATGACGGCTCGTCCGTCGGGTCTGGTGCAGGATGCCCAGACAGGGGACTGTGTCATTCCCGCGAGCGTACGTGCGGATGGATCCATACGCAAAGAGCGACGGGTGCGCCCGGGCTTTTTGCCCCTAGAAGATGTGCCGCGCTTTCGATCGCGGCGTCTCTTGGAGAGGAAGGAGGCCGAGAGGCACGAAGAGCCGACTCGCTTCGAACGATCCAAGGGCGAGAAGAGCGTACCGCAAGACGCTACGAAGGGCTCTTATAAACGGCCTACGGAGAAGGCGCCTGCACACACCTCTTCTCAGAGTGCGTTGCCCACGGAGCCCAAGTCCCGGGGCGCCCGTCGTGTGGATGTGAAGTCCGAGGCGCGTTCCAAGGGCGCACGCAGAGACGCACCCGAGGACGCACCCAGGGACCACCGCAAGGCCGCCCCGAGGAAGACAAAGCACGATACCCCGTCCCAAGATGCACCAGAGACCAAGGGATCGGTCGAGCACACCACCGATGCTCCACGGACGGCCGAGGCCTCTTCTGTGGACGCACTTGAGGAACGATTCTCATCACTATCTATGCAGGGTATATCTGGTCGTTAG
- a CDS encoding CCR4-NOT transcription complex subunit 7/8, with product MSGRIRDVWADTFEAEMGHIRAVIRKYPYVAMDTEFPGIVARPIGQFRGSTDYHYQTLRCNVDLLKMIQVGLTVCDEHGNLPPDTCTWQFNLRFDVQQDMCAPDSLELLTAAGIDFERHLRFGIDQEWLGEMLVSSGLVLLPDVRWISFHSGYDFGYLLKLVTCQSMPATEAEFFEMLHLWFPCVYDVKFLMRSCKTLKGGLQDLADDLQVSRMGQQHQAGSDSLLTASTFFRLRDRFFEGVIDDAKHLGCLYGFANTMSATLTPAGTVVYQPVDAVRTPVMPSMPTSVLPAGAGGAQPPMAAPATARSLYTTT from the coding sequence ATGTCGGGCCGCATTCGCGATGTGTGGGCCGATACGTTCGAGGCCGAGATGGGCCATATACGTGCGGTGATACGAAAGTATCCATACGTGGCAATGGATACCGAGTTTCCAGGGATTGTTGCGCGTCCGATCGGCCAATTCCGTGGGTCGACCGACTACCACTACCAGACGCTGCGATGCAATGTCGATCTCTTGAAGATGATTCAGGTTGGGTTGACGGTGTGTGATGAGCATGGCAATCTGCCGCCAGATACGTGCACTTGGCAATTCAACCTGCGCTTTGATGTGCAGCAGGACATGTGTGCGCCCGACTCGCTCGAGCTACTCACGGCCGCGGGCATTGACTTTGAGCGGCACTTGCGTTTTGGAATTGATCAGGAGTGGCTTGGAGAAATGCTCGTGTCGTCAGGGCTGGTACTGCTGCCGGATGTGCGCTGGATCTCGTTTCATTCGGGCTACGATTTTGGCTATCTGCTGAAGCTGGTGACGTGCCAGTCGATGCCAGCGACGGAGGCCGAGTTTTTTGAAATGCTGCACCTGTGGTTCCCGTGTGTGTATGATGTAAAGTTTTtgatgcgcagctgcaAGACGCTCAAGGGCGGCCTGCAGGACCTCGCTGACGATCTGCAAGTGAGTCGGATGGGGCAACAGCACCAGGCCGGCAGTGATAGCCTGCTGACGGCCTCGACCTTTTTCCGCTTGCGGGATCGTTTCTTTGAGGGTGTGATCGATGATGCCAAGCACCTGGGGTGCCTGTACGGCTTTGCCAATACGATGTCTGCGACGTTGACGCCGGCAGGCACCGTTGTATACCAACCCGTGGATGCGGTGCGCACGCCTGTTATGCCCAGTATGCCGACGTCGGTCCTGCCcgctggcgctggtggtgcaCAGCCACCAATGGCCGCACCtgcgacggcacgatcCTTGTATACTACCACATAG